A genomic stretch from Xenopus laevis strain J_2021 chromosome 6S, Xenopus_laevis_v10.1, whole genome shotgun sequence includes:
- the LOC121395049 gene encoding CUB domain-containing protein 1-like yields MVMPSKQFGKLAFAKDRMAIICETGRAFINIKEQKSAGPDIVLKDYDTLPSSINLFYPFWLNISNCKPKVWSKKLQIQFSVMFIQIESDLTTILIAACSAIAAVIFIIGVAVYCVRKKDTSGLASPEANVDVYQPFQGPMGEPPPVPPLNRINKDKELNIELNIPATHSPPPN; encoded by the exons ATGGTGATGCCTTCTAAGCAATTTGGGAAGTTAGCATTTGCAAAAGACAGAATGGCCATTATATGTGAAACTGGACGTGCATTTATTAACATAAAGGAACAGAAGTCTGCTGGGCCAGATATTGTTTTGAAAGATTATGATACCCTTCCCAGCTCCATTAATCTTTTCTATCCTTTCTGGCTTAACATCTCTAACTGTAAGCCTAAGGTCTGGTCCAAGAAGCTTCAGATACAGTTTTCTGTTATGTTTATCCAAATTGAATCAG ACCTGACAACAATATTAATTGCAGCTTGTTCTGCTATTGCAGCAGTTATTTTCATTATTGGAGTAGCTGTTTACTGTGTCAGAAAAAA AGACACTTCTGGTTTGGCCAGTCCAGAGGCAAATGTGGATGTGTACCAGCCATTTCAAGGCCCTATGGGTGAACCTCCTCCTGTTCCACCACTTAATCGTATCAACAAAGATAAAG AGTTGAATATTGAATTGAATATACCAGCGACACATTCTCCACCTCCCAACTAG